A region from the Halomonas piscis genome encodes:
- a CDS encoding IS5 family transposase encodes MPRQMLTDEHWSKLKPILLQQGIYDKADLRTTIEGILYRMRTGCPWRDLPETFGPWNTVYKRFNAWSASGKLMRLFSSLVEEPDVEWLFIDGSYVKAHQDSTGAATEDAEAIGKSRAGNTSKIHLTVDAYGLPITFRITGGEVHDSTEARALIDDLPAGDALVADKGYDSERIREQIEAKGMAAVIPRKRNSKKGNANLDRGLYRYRHLVENAFARLKPYRAIATRYDKLKRNYESMVALACGFLWLPM; translated from the coding sequence ATGCCCCGACAAATGCTCACGGATGAACACTGGTCGAAGCTGAAACCTATCCTGCTTCAACAAGGTATTTATGACAAGGCCGACTTGCGTACCACGATAGAAGGCATCCTTTATCGGATGCGCACCGGCTGCCCGTGGCGGGACCTACCGGAGACGTTTGGCCCCTGGAACACGGTCTACAAGCGTTTTAACGCCTGGTCAGCGAGTGGAAAGCTGATGAGGCTTTTCAGCTCTCTGGTGGAGGAGCCTGATGTTGAGTGGCTGTTCATTGATGGCTCCTACGTCAAGGCCCACCAGGACAGCACCGGAGCTGCCACGGAAGACGCAGAAGCCATTGGCAAAAGTCGTGCAGGCAATACCAGCAAGATCCACTTGACCGTAGATGCCTATGGGCTACCGATAACCTTCAGAATAACCGGGGGTGAGGTGCACGACAGCACGGAAGCCCGGGCATTGATTGACGATTTGCCAGCGGGTGATGCATTGGTGGCTGACAAGGGCTATGACAGCGAGCGTATCCGTGAACAGATCGAAGCCAAGGGCATGGCTGCCGTCATTCCACGCAAACGCAACTCAAAGAAAGGAAATGCCAATCTGGACAGAGGCTTATATCGCTATCGGCATCTGGTTGAGAATGCCTTTGCTCGATTGAAGCCGTATCGCGCCATCGCAACGCGTTACGACAAGCTCAAGCGAAACTACGAAAGCATGGTGGCCTTGGCCTGCGGCTTTTTATGGCTGCCCATGTGA